Proteins encoded within one genomic window of Bacteroides sedimenti:
- the ftcD gene encoding glutamate formimidoyltransferase has protein sequence MEKRIVECVPNFSEGRDMTVIKQITDVIESVEGIKLLDVDPGKATNRTVVTFVGEIEAVVEAAFRCVAKAGEVIDMRNHHGEHPRMGATDVLPLIPVSGITMEETAEYARKLAARIASEAGIPTYCYEYAAIRPERKKLAVCREGEYEGLKPRFGNPAQMPDFGGEEWNERVAATGCTAVGARDFLIAINFNLNTTSTRRANAIAFDVRERGRVKREGDSPVGKILKDENGNDIYIPGTLKSTAAIGWFIKEYGIAQVSMNITNIAVTPVHIAFEEVSAKAAARGVRVTGTEIVGLVPKSTLIDAGKYFLRKQQRSVGISEQEIIKIAVKSMGLDDLKPFDVKNKVIEYMLEGKTEEKLVDMTVSDFAAETASESAAPGGGSIAAYMGALGAALGTMVANLSSHKAGWDACWEEFSDYAERGQALLAELLFLVDEDTRAFNKVMDVFGLPKNTDQEKAARTKAIQVATLYATQIPFRVMKASMEVFDIVEQMAKEGNPNSVSDAGVGALAARSAVLGAWLNVRINAAGIKNRELVDPILEEAADMAKLAQERESVILDIVNRKI, from the coding sequence ATGGAAAAGCGAATTGTAGAATGCGTGCCCAACTTTAGTGAGGGCCGCGATATGACTGTTATCAAACAGATTACCGATGTAATTGAGAGTGTAGAAGGCATCAAACTTCTTGATGTAGATCCGGGTAAAGCTACCAATCGTACCGTTGTTACTTTTGTGGGAGAGATAGAAGCTGTGGTGGAAGCTGCTTTTCGTTGCGTGGCGAAGGCGGGGGAAGTGATTGACATGAGAAACCACCACGGCGAGCATCCCCGTATGGGAGCCACCGATGTGTTGCCGCTCATCCCAGTTTCGGGCATTACCATGGAAGAAACGGCTGAATATGCCCGCAAGCTTGCCGCCAGAATTGCCTCCGAAGCGGGCATCCCCACCTATTGTTATGAATATGCCGCTATTCGTCCCGAACGAAAGAAGCTGGCTGTGTGCAGGGAAGGGGAGTACGAAGGGCTGAAACCTCGTTTTGGAAATCCGGCTCAGATGCCTGATTTTGGTGGAGAGGAGTGGAATGAACGTGTCGCCGCAACAGGTTGTACGGCGGTGGGAGCCCGGGATTTCCTAATTGCCATCAACTTCAACCTGAATACTACCTCCACTCGCCGTGCCAACGCCATTGCCTTCGATGTTCGCGAACGTGGACGGGTGAAGCGTGAAGGCGACTCTCCGGTGGGAAAGATACTGAAGGATGAGAATGGAAACGATATCTATATTCCAGGTACCTTGAAAAGTACGGCAGCTATCGGCTGGTTTATCAAAGAGTACGGCATTGCCCAAGTATCCATGAATATAACCAATATAGCCGTTACGCCTGTTCACATTGCTTTTGAAGAGGTGTCGGCCAAGGCAGCCGCCCGAGGTGTGAGGGTTACGGGTACCGAAATTGTAGGACTGGTGCCGAAGTCTACGCTGATTGATGCCGGTAAATATTTCCTCCGTAAACAACAACGCTCCGTGGGTATATCCGAACAGGAGATTATCAAGATAGCTGTCAAGTCAATGGGGCTTGATGATCTGAAACCTTTTGATGTAAAGAACAAGGTGATTGAGTATATGCTAGAGGGAAAGACGGAAGAGAAACTGGTGGACATGACCGTTTCGGACTTCGCTGCCGAAACTGCCAGTGAATCTGCCGCACCCGGTGGCGGTTCCATCGCTGCTTATATGGGTGCCCTTGGTGCTGCTTTGGGCACTATGGTGGCCAACCTCTCTTCGCATAAAGCGGGATGGGATGCTTGTTGGGAAGAGTTTTCGGATTATGCGGAAAGAGGGCAGGCTTTGCTGGCCGAGCTTCTCTTTCTGGTGGATGAGGATACCCGTGCCTTCAACAAGGTGATGGATGTTTTCGGCTTACCCAAGAATACCGACCAGGAAAAGGCGGCGCGTACCAAGGCCATTCAGGTGGCTACGCTTTACGCTACTCAAATTCCTTTCCGGGTGATGAAGGCTTCGATGGAGGTGTTTGATATTGTGGAACAGATGGCTAAAGAGGGAAATCCGAACTCGGTGTCGGATGCAGGGGTAGGTGCCCTAGCTGCCCGGTCGGCAGTGCTGGGCGCATGGCTCAATGTGCGGATTAATGCGGCCGGAATAAAGAACAGAGAGTTGGTGGACCCCATTTTGGAAGAGGCGGCCGATATGGCAAAGCTGGCACAAGAGAGGGAAAGCGTTATTCTTGATATAGTGAATCGTAAAATATAA